The Anaerolineales bacterium genomic sequence CGTCATGCGAGGGTTTAGCGATGAAAACGGATCCTGGAAAATAATCTGCATCTCTCGGCGAAGGGCCTTCATCTCGCGGCGGGGGATCTTGGCAATATCGACCATGTCCCCATCTCTGTGGAAGAGGATCTGACCGGATGTTGGATCAATTGCCCGGAGGAGCAGCCGCCCTGTGGTCGTTTTCCCGCAACCTGACTCGCCGACCAATCCCAACGTTTCACCCTCATAAATCGAGAAATTCACGCCGTCAACGGCCTTGACGTAGCCAACCACATTGCGCAAGAAGCCGCGCTGTATTGGGAAATACTTCTTTAAATCCTGCACTTGCACCAGGGTGGAGTGATGTTGTTCGCCTGTATCAGAATGAACGTCGCTCATCGCTATCTCTCATGGCTTGTGGCTACCACCAGTCCGCCGACATCTACGAAGTGTACAACGTGCATCTTACCTGGTGTCCTGATCTAACTTCCTTGAGTGGCACTTCCTCCAAACATTCGTCGCGCTTGGATGCCAGGCAGCGAGGATAAAAAGTGCAGCCGCTGGGCACCGAGAACGGATTAGGCACGCTGCCCGGGATGGGGATCAGATGCTTCTTGACCCGTTTGCCCAATTTGGGAATCGAGCGGAGCAAGCCCACGGTGTATGGGTGAAGAGGGCAGTGGAAAAGCGTACTCGCATCGGCACTCTCCACGACTTTACCCATGTACATCACATCGATGCGATCAGCCATCTCTGCGATCACGCCCAGATTGTGTGTGATCATCAGAATAGCGGTCCCCAACCGCTCCTGGAGCGAGCGCATCAAGTCCAATATCTGGGCCTGGATAGTCACATCCAAGGCCGTTGTCGGTTCATCGGCGATCAACAACCGGGGGTTGCACGAAAGGGCCATGGCGATCATGGCACGTTGCCGCATCCCCCCGGAAAACTGGTGCGGATATTCATCATAGCGTTGGGCCGCCTGTGCGAGCCCTACCTGCTCCAGCATATCGATGGCGCGTTCTCTGGCTTCCTCCTTGTTGACCTTCTGATGAAGCTCAATTGCCTCTGCCACCTGGCTTCCGATGGTATGAACCGGCGAGAAAGATGTCAATGGTTCCTGGAAAATCATGGCGATTTCGTTACCCCGGATGTCGCGGATCAGCGTGCCCTCCGGATCAACGCACGTGAGGTCGATGGGCGCATCACTATTCCCTCGATAGTACAGAATCTGCCCATCGACGATGCGAGCGATTTTCTTGGGCAGAAGACGGAGTATCGAGAATGCCGTCACGCTCTTGCCACAGCCCGACTCGCCGACCAGGCCTAGTGTTTCGTCGGCATGGATACACAATGAAACGCCATCCACCGCCCGGACAATGCCATCCAGCGTTTGGAAGTGGGTTTTTAGGTTGTCGATCTCGACGATAGGGCGTTGGTTTTGTTCGATCATCGCAATCACACTGTGTAAGGGTCAGATGCATCGCGCAGACCGTCGCCCAGGAAGTTGAAAGCCAGAATCGCGATCGCAATGGCAAGTGCGGGTGTAAATACCCATGGATATAGGGCAATGGATTGAAAGTTCTGTACCTCTCTCAGGAGCACCCCCCAGCTCGTGATTGGCGGGCGAAGGCCTAATCCAAGGAAGCTCAACGCTGTCTCAGCCAGGATCATGGCCGGCATGGCTAATGTGGAAACCACGATGATGTGGCTAAACGTCGCCGGGATCAGATGCCTGAAGATGATGCGGAAGTCGCTTGCGCCGGCCAGCTTGGCTGCCAGGACGTAATCCTCATTTCGCAAAGACAGCACCTTGCCGCGCAGCTGGCGAGCCAACCATGTCCACCCGATCACCGAGAGGATCAGCGTGACGACGAAGTAGGTTCGCAGCGGAGGCCAATGGGGCGGCACGGCCGCCGAGAGCGCCATCCAAAGTGGGATGGCCGGGAATGAGCGTACCAATTCGATCGAGCGCTGGATCAGATTATCGACCCGACCACCGTAATATCCAGAAACGACACCAAGCACCGAACCAAATATCAGACTGAGCAGGACACCGACCAGGCCGATGGTCAACGAGATCTGACTACCGAAGAGAATGCGCGAGAACATGTCACGACCCTGCCGGTCGGTGCCCAGAATCGACACTATCCCATCGTCAGAGCCAAACAGGTGAATATCCGTTTCCAGTAGACCTAAAAGTTTGTAGGGCTCACCGTGGACAAAGAATTTGATCGGGATCACCTTCTCTAGATCCGGCGTGTATATCTTGCGCAGGTCCTCATCGATTTCGAGGTTGATGTCGTAAACGTAAGGTCGAAACTTGCCATCGTGTAAGAAATGCACGCGCTGAGGCGGTAAGTAGATGTATTTGCCGAAGCGCTCAGTCAACGAATACGGTGCGATGAACTGGGCGAAAAGCACCGCAAGGTAGTACATCGCTATGACGATGCCGCCGACAAGGGCGACCCGATTGCGAATGAATTTGCGCCAGATGAGCTGCCATTGGGAGGCAGCATAAATCGACTCCAACCGTCGACGTTCGGTCAGGGCAATGCTTCCCTCACTGTCCTCAGCAATATCATGCGTCGTCGCGTATTGCTCGTAGACCTTTTCCAGCGCCTCGGAGCAGTCCTGTAGATTTTTCACGTGTACACAATCCTTGGATCAATCCAGGCAAGGGCGATGTCAGCCAGCAGGTTGGAGAACATGAGCAGTAGGCTCATGAAGAGCAGAAACGTTCCGGCCAGGTACATATCCTGACTGGTCAGTGCGCGCAGCAACAGCGGTCCGGTTGTCGGGACCGAGAGCACGATGCCGACAATGGTTGATTCCGAGATGATTTTGGGGACCTCCATTGCCATAACGCTGATCAGCGGGTTGACCGCGACCCGTACGCCATATTTGTTAACAACCTTCCGTTCAGAGAGTCCCTTGGCGCGTGCGGTAACGATGTATTGCTGCCTCAGCTCATCCAGTAGGTTGCCGCGCATGATGCGCTGGAGCTGGGCGGTGCTCGCCAATCCGAGGATGATCACGGGGGGCCAGAGATGATTCAGGTAATCGAGTATCTTGGCGGTAGTCCAGGGAGCATGCTGGTATTGCAGCGATAGCGTCCCCCCAACATCTACACGCAGCACGACAATTCCAAAATACATCCACAGGAGACCCAGCAAGAAGCCAGGCAGACAAAGCCCCAGGAAACCGATGAGCGATAGCGCATGATCGCCGACGGAGTACTGGTGTGTGGCCGAATAGATGCCTATAGGCACAGCGACGATCAACATAAAGATCAGCGAAAGACCGCCTACCAAGACGGTATAGGAAATGCGTTGGAGCACGATAGGAAGCACCGGACTATTCCACTCCAGGGACCAGCCGAAGTCGCCGCGCGGGAAGCCGGAGACCCAACGGAAATACTGGACGGTGAGTGGTTTATCCAGACCATAGCGTTCCTCCATCACCTTGACCGTTTCTTTGTCCTGCCCACCGCCGGACTCGGCGATCTCGGCTTGGAGGGTGGTAAAGAAATCTCCAGGGGGTAATTGGATGATAATGAACGTGAGGATGGATACGATAATAATTGTGGGGATCATACCCACGATGCGTCTTGCGATATAGG encodes the following:
- a CDS encoding ABC transporter permease — protein: MIAYIARRIVGMIPTIIIVSILTFIIIQLPPGDFFTTLQAEIAESGGGQDKETVKVMEERYGLDKPLTVQYFRWVSGFPRGDFGWSLEWNSPVLPIVLQRISYTVLVGGLSLIFMLIVAVPIGIYSATHQYSVGDHALSLIGFLGLCLPGFLLGLLWMYFGIVVLRVDVGGTLSLQYQHAPWTTAKILDYLNHLWPPVIILGLASTAQLQRIMRGNLLDELRQQYIVTARAKGLSERKVVNKYGVRVAVNPLISVMAMEVPKIISESTIVGIVLSVPTTGPLLLRALTSQDMYLAGTFLLFMSLLLMFSNLLADIALAWIDPRIVYT
- a CDS encoding ABC transporter permease translates to MKNLQDCSEALEKVYEQYATTHDIAEDSEGSIALTERRRLESIYAASQWQLIWRKFIRNRVALVGGIVIAMYYLAVLFAQFIAPYSLTERFGKYIYLPPQRVHFLHDGKFRPYVYDINLEIDEDLRKIYTPDLEKVIPIKFFVHGEPYKLLGLLETDIHLFGSDDGIVSILGTDRQGRDMFSRILFGSQISLTIGLVGVLLSLIFGSVLGVVSGYYGGRVDNLIQRSIELVRSFPAIPLWMALSAAVPPHWPPLRTYFVVTLILSVIGWTWLARQLRGKVLSLRNEDYVLAAKLAGASDFRIIFRHLIPATFSHIIVVSTLAMPAMILAETALSFLGLGLRPPITSWGVLLREVQNFQSIALYPWVFTPALAIAIAILAFNFLGDGLRDASDPYTV
- a CDS encoding ABC transporter ATP-binding protein gives rise to the protein MIEQNQRPIVEIDNLKTHFQTLDGIVRAVDGVSLCIHADETLGLVGESGCGKSVTAFSILRLLPKKIARIVDGQILYYRGNSDAPIDLTCVDPEGTLIRDIRGNEIAMIFQEPLTSFSPVHTIGSQVAEAIELHQKVNKEEARERAIDMLEQVGLAQAAQRYDEYPHQFSGGMRQRAMIAMALSCNPRLLIADEPTTALDVTIQAQILDLMRSLQERLGTAILMITHNLGVIAEMADRIDVMYMGKVVESADASTLFHCPLHPYTVGLLRSIPKLGKRVKKHLIPIPGSVPNPFSVPSGCTFYPRCLASKRDECLEEVPLKEVRSGHQVRCTLYTS